In the Leptospira limi genome, one interval contains:
- a CDS encoding lysophospholipid acyltransferase family protein — translation MIPDNKQKPYSKTKYIIFSFVVHFIVRVWYLFVRNQKLIIPQESTNVIEQGKDYIIAVFHETTLSLYRHATEYLKRKKKADMVALVSQSKDGEIIHQTFARSGLRSVRGSSTRGGTGAFRNILKEMKQGAVPIFTVDGPKGPRREVKPGVIVTASLTGFPILYLHSCYDRAYVFRSWDRHFFPKFGARLFIQYGKPFFVPKGLTESQIEEYAKKLETEMQTNADSLESFVRGLFPDNSIDVPPKNETLTK, via the coding sequence TTGATTCCAGATAATAAACAAAAACCCTATTCCAAAACAAAATACATCATTTTCAGTTTTGTAGTTCACTTCATTGTAAGAGTTTGGTATCTATTTGTAAGAAATCAAAAGTTGATCATCCCTCAGGAATCAACAAATGTCATCGAACAAGGAAAGGATTACATCATCGCAGTGTTTCATGAAACAACACTTTCTTTGTACAGGCACGCAACTGAATACTTAAAACGAAAGAAAAAAGCGGACATGGTAGCACTTGTGTCCCAATCAAAAGATGGTGAAATTATCCACCAAACATTTGCTCGTTCAGGCCTTCGTTCGGTGCGAGGATCCTCTACAAGGGGCGGAACAGGTGCGTTTCGCAATATCCTAAAGGAAATGAAACAAGGTGCGGTTCCCATTTTCACCGTCGACGGACCCAAAGGCCCAAGAAGGGAAGTAAAACCAGGTGTGATCGTGACAGCCTCACTCACTGGATTTCCCATTTTGTATCTACATTCCTGTTATGACCGTGCTTACGTATTTCGGAGTTGGGACCGCCATTTTTTCCCAAAATTTGGGGCTAGGCTCTTCATCCAATATGGGAAACCCTTCTTTGTTCCCAAGGGTCTCACAGAAAGCCAAATCGAAGAATATGCTAAAAAATTGGAAACGGAAATGCAAACGAATGCGGATTCACTGGAATCATTTGTGCGTGGACTCTTTCCTGACAATTCTATTGACGTACCACCTAAAAACGAAACTTTAACCAAGTAA
- a CDS encoding Rossmann-fold NAD(P)-binding domain-containing protein — MKILLLGGTGLVGKQVLLSLLFYPQIKKVIVWARHFENSSKPNLPIEVIKVTWEDFQSGKVSVPDGIDAVFCCLGTTINKAGSQEKFREIDYEYPLLAAKQAKEKNVPGFYIITAMGSDAHSSIFYNRVKGELEKELMALSFPFLGIFRPSLLIGERDELRIGEKVGEVLGHIIPFGLFGLKKYKPIQAEYVAKSMIYSLLHDKTTDPSKPMVKIYENDILWEIGKDHSF, encoded by the coding sequence ATGAAAATATTGTTACTTGGTGGAACAGGACTTGTCGGTAAACAAGTGTTATTGTCTCTTCTCTTTTATCCTCAGATCAAAAAAGTGATCGTTTGGGCTCGTCATTTTGAGAACTCATCCAAACCAAATCTTCCCATTGAAGTGATAAAAGTCACTTGGGAAGATTTCCAATCAGGAAAGGTAAGTGTTCCCGACGGAATTGATGCCGTGTTTTGTTGTTTGGGTACTACCATTAATAAGGCTGGGAGTCAGGAGAAATTTAGAGAAATTGATTATGAATATCCACTCCTTGCCGCAAAACAAGCGAAGGAAAAAAATGTCCCAGGTTTTTATATCATTACAGCGATGGGCTCTGATGCTCACTCTTCCATTTTTTACAACCGAGTGAAAGGAGAATTGGAAAAGGAATTGATGGCACTTTCATTTCCCTTTTTAGGAATCTTTAGGCCTTCCCTTCTCATTGGAGAACGAGACGAACTTCGGATCGGAGAAAAGGTTGGTGAGGTACTTGGCCACATCATTCCATTTGGATTATTTGGTTTAAAAAAATACAAACCCATCCAAGCAGAATATGTTGCCAAATCTATGATTTATTCGTTGTTACATGATAAAACTACAGATCCATCCAAACCGATGGTAAAAATTTATGAAAACGATATTCTGTGGGAGATAGGTAAGGACCATTCTTTTTGA
- a CDS encoding PilZ domain-containing protein, producing MYFVAMESERRLPRISPGDFSEFEVHLDLEGITLFGKLGNISEEGLCFLGEDDLLSDEIESLVLGSIVWSKGTKRLFFEGTIMWTQTSKIKNVIYHIAGIQFVEKINLNDSMLARSLEIK from the coding sequence ATGTATTTTGTTGCTATGGAAAGTGAGCGAAGGCTTCCCAGAATTTCTCCAGGTGATTTTTCCGAGTTTGAAGTCCATTTGGATCTCGAAGGAATCACTCTATTTGGAAAATTAGGAAACATTTCTGAAGAAGGACTTTGTTTTTTGGGAGAAGACGATTTACTCAGTGATGAAATCGAATCACTAGTACTCGGGAGTATTGTTTGGTCAAAAGGCACAAAACGGTTGTTTTTTGAAGGTACCATCATGTGGACCCAAACTTCCAAAATCAAAAACGTCATTTATCATATCGCTGGAATTCAATTTGTAGAAAAAATCAATTTAAATGACTCAATGCTCGCAAGAAGTTTGGAGATAAAATGA
- a CDS encoding MBOAT family O-acyltransferase gives MIFSDFEYFVFFLFVFFTVWYLFPALFSNQSKETRILHIFLLISSYFFYMSWDYRFGALILLSTAIDFYVGLKLANETREKVRYYLLLFSLVTNLVFILGFFKYYNFVVTSMNSVTNGLFGGDMLPVLKIILPAGISFFTFQSLSYTIDVYRKEIPAETDFIRFALFVSFFPQLVAGPIVTARTFMPQLYSPKKLEDIEFRVAIRFFMLGYFKKAVLSDMVAPTIDAIYANPAGHHAYALLIAAALGGIQVYLDFSGYSDMAIGSAMLLGYKLPTNFNLPFLATSVSGFWRRWHMTLNSWLRDYIYIPMGGSRVTSVRRKFNLWFTMFVSGVWHGAQWTFVFWGSLNGFFYVLEEIWKEWFPDKKETTSGQFSSLVQIPVWLFQNVLNNSIFFLGAVFFRSLTWENAWIHLKGIFFFQDGNLRPYMWKDFLWIIGFLAIGHAIGYFLFEKGKGKKIPASFEFAMYPILFLVLNLATPENSVPFIYFQF, from the coding sequence TTGATCTTTTCTGATTTTGAATACTTTGTCTTCTTTCTTTTTGTCTTTTTTACCGTTTGGTATTTATTCCCAGCACTCTTTTCGAACCAATCTAAAGAAACTCGCATCTTACATATATTCCTACTCATCAGTAGTTATTTTTTCTACATGTCTTGGGATTATCGTTTTGGGGCACTGATACTTTTATCCACAGCCATTGACTTTTATGTGGGTCTCAAACTTGCAAATGAAACGAGAGAAAAAGTAAGGTATTATTTATTACTCTTTAGTTTGGTTACAAACTTAGTTTTTATCCTAGGATTTTTTAAATACTATAATTTTGTAGTGACTTCTATGAATTCCGTCACCAATGGATTGTTTGGTGGCGATATGTTACCTGTTTTAAAAATCATTTTGCCAGCAGGGATTTCCTTTTTTACATTCCAATCATTATCGTATACGATTGATGTGTATCGCAAAGAGATACCAGCGGAAACTGATTTTATTCGCTTTGCATTATTTGTGAGTTTTTTCCCACAACTTGTTGCAGGTCCCATTGTTACAGCAAGGACCTTTATGCCCCAGTTGTACAGTCCTAAAAAATTAGAAGACATTGAATTTCGAGTTGCAATTCGTTTTTTTATGTTAGGTTATTTTAAAAAGGCCGTACTTTCTGATATGGTTGCACCAACAATTGATGCCATTTATGCAAATCCAGCAGGTCATCATGCTTATGCCTTGCTCATTGCGGCCGCTCTAGGAGGAATCCAAGTGTATTTGGATTTTAGCGGGTATTCGGATATGGCCATCGGCAGTGCCATGTTACTCGGTTACAAATTGCCTACCAATTTTAATTTACCATTTCTCGCCACATCTGTTTCCGGCTTTTGGCGAAGGTGGCATATGACACTCAATTCTTGGTTACGTGACTATATTTACATCCCAATGGGTGGAAGCCGTGTAACTTCCGTACGTCGTAAGTTTAATTTATGGTTTACCATGTTTGTGAGTGGGGTTTGGCATGGTGCGCAATGGACCTTTGTGTTTTGGGGGTCTCTCAATGGATTTTTTTATGTTTTGGAAGAAATTTGGAAAGAGTGGTTTCCGGACAAAAAAGAAACTACTTCTGGCCAATTTTCGTCACTCGTTCAAATTCCTGTTTGGCTGTTTCAAAATGTACTCAATAATTCCATTTTCTTTTTAGGTGCGGTTTTTTTCCGCTCGCTTACTTGGGAAAATGCTTGGATCCATTTAAAAGGGATTTTCTTTTTCCAAGATGGAAATTTACGCCCCTATATGTGGAAAGATTTCCTATGGATCATTGGTTTTCTGGCGATTGGACATGCCATTGGTTATTTTCTCTTCGAAAAGGGGAAAGGGAAAAAAATCCCTGCCAGTTTTGAATTTGCGATGTATCCAATTCTGTTTCTTGTCTTAAATTTAGCTACACCCGAAAACTCTGTTCCGTTCATCTACTTTCAGTTCTAA
- a CDS encoding DUF3332 family protein yields MKKVFKTALVGLLSFGLLSNCFGKFGAIKAVYSFNAGIQIGSGKLASFFRSLLMIFPLYIAYGIGSFLDIIVFNLIEFWTDHNPIAAAEYDFDGKLVKEYSENGQTITLTYTEWGKVLRMDAPTAKGVESVYFLKEKPEKAYRLINGKYVEIQQVSGPILPPMSAKHI; encoded by the coding sequence ATGAAAAAAGTATTTAAAACAGCGCTCGTCGGGTTATTGTCCTTCGGCCTACTTTCCAATTGTTTTGGAAAATTTGGTGCAATTAAGGCAGTATATTCTTTTAATGCTGGGATTCAAATTGGATCGGGTAAATTAGCAAGTTTCTTTCGTTCCTTGTTAATGATTTTTCCTTTATACATTGCGTATGGAATTGGAAGTTTCTTGGACATTATTGTTTTCAACCTAATTGAATTCTGGACTGACCATAATCCAATTGCAGCGGCGGAGTATGACTTTGATGGAAAACTAGTGAAAGAATATAGCGAAAATGGACAAACCATCACTCTTACCTACACAGAATGGGGTAAAGTTTTAAGAATGGATGCTCCTACCGCAAAAGGTGTTGAGTCAGTTTACTTTTTAAAAGAAAAACCAGAAAAAGCATACAGACTGATCAATGGTAAGTATGTAGAAATCCAACAAGTGAGTGGACCAATCCTTCCTCCAATGAGTGCAAAACACATCTAA
- a CDS encoding single-stranded DNA-binding protein, with protein MKNLSYIILDGNLTSDPEEKTIAGGKSLAQFTVAVNHSQNNPDAKEKDDVSFFEVEAWEKLGENCVEYLKKGSKVTVMGNLKQNRWKTPDGENKSKVKVTASTVRFDSMKKREEKVA; from the coding sequence ATGAAAAATCTATCGTACATTATCTTGGATGGGAATCTAACTTCTGATCCAGAGGAGAAAACAATTGCTGGAGGTAAGTCACTGGCACAATTCACTGTGGCAGTCAATCACTCTCAAAACAACCCAGATGCAAAGGAAAAGGATGATGTTTCCTTTTTTGAAGTGGAAGCTTGGGAAAAGTTGGGAGAAAACTGTGTGGAGTACTTAAAAAAAGGAAGTAAAGTGACTGTGATGGGCAATTTAAAACAAAACCGATGGAAAACTCCAGATGGCGAAAATAAATCAAAAGTGAAAGTCACGGCATCTACTGTTCGATTCGATAGTATGAAGAAACGAGAAGAAAAAGTAGCATAA
- a CDS encoding PAS domain S-box protein, with translation MALPDSEILQLLTSISRELVCLHETDGTYIYVSPNSKSIIGYEPEELVGKNPYDFFHPDDRRLIFERSHQPLLRGDENIHPTFRYLHKNGTYIWLQSDNRLTTHSISGKKYLHTSSRDISEKIESDANLALSERKFKTLFRDSPIGLVLTSTHGYIDDVNEAFAKFLGYEIFELLGKHFSEISSIGELEENLRYRDSVQKGMIDHYSIEKQYVHKLGHLVWAYITVTVLRDDSGKAIYYLAQIIDIDERKKTESLLLENNEHLKATKNSLLIQNKQLQSYNQIISHHLRAPVSNLRSLLDLLKITDVEEERKELQNHLEEVTENLETVLSELITTLKIQSLENYQPEWISILPTFQKVQKLMEGEFQKKNVHIELNVTEKELVFVSKEYLETLFLQLISNSIQFADPSRELRIGVESFSMGSETTISFSDNGLGVDLSRYGDQIFQLKKTFHRQMSGKGLGLFLMKYTMESLGGRVEVKSKPGEGATFLLHFPNGGANT, from the coding sequence GTGGCACTTCCCGATTCCGAAATATTGCAATTACTAACCTCGATTAGCCGAGAATTGGTATGTTTACATGAAACTGATGGGACTTACATTTATGTGAGCCCCAATTCAAAATCAATCATCGGATATGAACCAGAGGAACTCGTTGGAAAAAATCCATATGATTTTTTCCATCCCGATGACAGAAGATTAATTTTTGAAAGATCACACCAACCACTTTTGCGAGGTGACGAAAACATCCACCCCACTTTCCGTTACTTACATAAAAATGGAACTTATATCTGGTTACAATCAGACAATCGATTGACCACTCACTCCATTTCAGGAAAAAAATACCTCCATACATCTTCTCGCGATATCTCAGAAAAAATAGAATCCGATGCAAACTTAGCTTTGTCCGAACGTAAATTCAAAACCTTATTCCGTGATTCCCCCATTGGACTTGTATTAACGAGCACACATGGTTACATCGACGATGTCAATGAAGCCTTCGCAAAATTTTTAGGTTATGAAATCTTTGAACTATTAGGAAAACATTTTTCTGAAATTAGTTCCATAGGAGAACTAGAAGAAAATTTACGGTATAGAGATTCTGTCCAAAAAGGAATGATCGATCATTATTCCATAGAAAAACAATATGTACATAAACTAGGACATTTAGTTTGGGCATACATCACAGTCACTGTGTTACGCGATGATTCAGGGAAAGCAATTTATTATTTAGCACAAATAATCGATATTGACGAACGAAAAAAAACAGAATCTCTGCTTTTAGAAAACAATGAACACTTAAAAGCCACTAAAAATTCTCTTCTCATCCAAAACAAACAACTCCAATCTTATAACCAAATCATCTCTCATCATTTACGGGCACCTGTGAGTAATCTCAGGAGTTTATTGGATTTATTAAAAATAACAGATGTAGAAGAAGAAAGAAAGGAATTACAAAATCATTTGGAAGAAGTGACTGAAAATTTGGAAACCGTACTTTCCGAATTAATCACAACCCTAAAGATCCAAAGTTTGGAAAATTACCAACCTGAATGGATTTCCATCCTTCCTACCTTTCAAAAAGTGCAAAAACTGATGGAAGGGGAATTCCAGAAAAAAAACGTCCACATTGAACTGAATGTGACAGAAAAAGAATTGGTTTTTGTTTCCAAAGAATACCTAGAAACCTTATTTTTACAACTCATCAGCAATTCAATTCAATTTGCTGATCCTTCTCGGGAACTTCGGATTGGAGTGGAATCCTTTTCTATGGGTTCCGAAACGACAATTTCCTTCTCAGATAATGGATTAGGGGTTGATTTATCTCGGTATGGGGATCAAATTTTTCAGCTGAAGAAGACTTTTCATCGTCAGATGAGTGGGAAAGGTCTCGGTTTATTTTTAATGAAATATACGATGGAATCATTGGGCGGAAGAGTTGAAGTCAAATCGAAACCTGGGGAAGGTGCCACGTTTTTACTTCATTTTCCGAATGGGGGTGCTAACACATGA
- a CDS encoding response regulator, whose product MTPKICIIDDDKIYQFTTKKIISNAGIAGEVLVFSDAENALSFFQSELENTSTLPDIIFLDINMPFMDGWQFLEAMEPLLSKFLKQIQIYLVSSSVDEADTERAAKIPYVSGYIFKPFTKEKLLDSLAHLQS is encoded by the coding sequence ATGACGCCCAAAATTTGTATCATCGATGATGACAAAATTTACCAATTCACAACCAAGAAGATCATATCCAATGCTGGCATTGCTGGTGAAGTTTTGGTATTTTCGGATGCCGAGAACGCACTCAGTTTTTTCCAATCAGAACTGGAAAACACATCAACACTTCCTGATATTATATTTTTGGATATTAATATGCCTTTTATGGATGGTTGGCAATTCTTAGAAGCGATGGAACCTTTACTTTCCAAATTCCTAAAACAAATTCAAATTTATCTGGTAAGTTCTTCGGTTGACGAAGCGGATACAGAAAGGGCGGCAAAAATTCCTTATGTCTCTGGTTATATTTTTAAACCATTTACCAAAGAAAAACTTTTGGATTCTTTGGCTCATCTACAATCTTAG
- a CDS encoding FMN-binding glutamate synthase family protein yields the protein MMNTILSWIETNPLSATWAGLFLFFALVFIRDITQKKHTIQRNFPIVGRLRYFLEMIGPELRQYWVANDKEERPFDRTERSWIYATAKGQNNNFGFGTTEIQYEPGYPIIKHKAFPYPESKAYVHNNDPSCIPCLKVIGPNRKFPYRPYSIVNISAMSFGSLGKNAVLALNRGARDSGAYHNTGEGGLSHYHMEGADIVWQIGTGYFGARDNSGKFNLEVLKEKVGKNACVKMIEIKLSQGAKPGKGGILPAKKVNAEIASIRHVPEGKDCISPNSHSEFTNVKELVSFIEKIANGTGLPVGIKSAVGEIEFWEELAEEIKRTSQGPDFITIDGGEGGTGAAPLTYADHVSLPFKIGFQRVYTLFQKEGLSDRVVWIGSGKLGFPDRAVVAIAMGCDLINIAREAMLSIGCIQAQKCHTDHCPAGVATQNWWLQRGVDPEIKGKRAAKYIQGFRKELLSLAHSCGYEHPGQFTGQDIEISMGMNRYQTLEGLLGYKRDEVKFTKLQDYTVFPKRQA from the coding sequence ATGATGAATACAATTTTGAGTTGGATCGAAACAAACCCTCTCTCTGCCACTTGGGCCGGACTATTTTTATTTTTTGCACTCGTTTTCATTCGGGACATCACACAAAAAAAACACACCATTCAAAGGAATTTTCCCATCGTTGGAAGGTTACGTTACTTTTTAGAAATGATTGGTCCCGAACTCAGGCAGTACTGGGTAGCCAATGACAAAGAAGAAAGACCATTTGACCGCACAGAAAGGAGTTGGATTTACGCAACTGCCAAAGGCCAAAATAATAATTTTGGATTTGGAACGACTGAGATTCAATATGAACCTGGTTATCCCATCATTAAACACAAAGCATTTCCTTATCCTGAATCGAAAGCATATGTGCACAACAATGACCCGAGTTGTATTCCCTGCCTTAAGGTCATTGGGCCGAACCGAAAATTCCCTTACAGACCTTATTCCATTGTCAATATTTCGGCAATGTCATTTGGTTCCCTTGGAAAAAACGCAGTCTTAGCTCTCAACCGTGGAGCAAGAGATTCTGGTGCTTACCATAACACTGGTGAGGGGGGACTTAGCCACTACCATATGGAAGGTGCCGATATTGTTTGGCAAATTGGAACTGGATACTTTGGTGCAAGAGACAATTCTGGAAAATTTAACTTAGAAGTTTTAAAAGAAAAAGTCGGAAAAAATGCCTGCGTAAAAATGATTGAAATCAAATTATCACAGGGCGCCAAACCAGGAAAAGGTGGTATTTTACCTGCTAAAAAAGTTAACGCAGAGATTGCTTCAATTCGACATGTTCCTGAAGGAAAAGATTGTATATCACCTAACTCTCATAGTGAGTTCACAAATGTAAAAGAACTAGTGTCCTTTATCGAAAAAATAGCGAATGGAACAGGTTTGCCTGTTGGGATCAAAAGTGCAGTTGGTGAAATTGAATTCTGGGAAGAATTAGCAGAAGAAATAAAACGTACCTCACAAGGTCCAGATTTTATCACCATCGATGGTGGTGAAGGGGGAACTGGTGCTGCCCCACTAACATATGCAGACCATGTGTCTTTACCCTTTAAAATAGGATTCCAACGAGTGTATACTTTGTTCCAAAAAGAAGGTTTGTCTGACAGAGTTGTATGGATAGGTTCGGGAAAATTGGGTTTTCCTGACCGAGCAGTTGTCGCCATTGCCATGGGTTGTGATCTCATTAACATCGCAAGGGAAGCCATGTTATCGATTGGTTGTATCCAAGCCCAGAAATGCCATACAGACCATTGTCCTGCTGGTGTTGCCACACAAAACTGGTGGTTACAACGTGGAGTTGATCCAGAAATCAAGGGCAAACGAGCTGCCAAATACATCCAAGGGTTTCGAAAAGAACTTTTAAGTTTGGCACATTCTTGTGGATAC